From a region of the Gordonia sp. PP30 genome:
- a CDS encoding acyl-CoA dehydrogenase family protein, protein MTGALLNPATADYAHFDPETRRLLRATIDFFESYGKERLLRADRDAEWVADFLEFQKREKLFATFLTPAAYSGGDPNRRWDAARNAALSEIFGFYGLAYWYAEQVTILGLGPIWMSDNEIAKTKAARQLLDGEVMAFGLSEREHGADVYSTDMILTPVGAGDTGASEATGGEAGFTASGTKYYIGNGNVAGMVSVFGRRADIEGPDGYVFFAVDSRHPAYRLIDNVVHGQMYVSTFELVDYPIGPDDILHTGKEAFAAALNTVNVGKFNLCHGSIGMCEHSLYEAITHANNRILYGNPVTVFSHVQGNFVDAFARLTAMKLFSDRAVDYFRSASLDDRRYLLFNPVTKSKVTSEGEKVMTLLLDVVAAKGYEKNTYFHGANRYIGWLPRLEGTVHVNVAQILKFMPNYLFNPAEYPEIGTRLDAGDEEFFFAQGPVGGAGKVRFADWRPAFQARGDVPNVAVFYEQAEALQSLLMTAPPSPEQQKDLDFVLTIGHLFSLVVYGQLILEQAALTGVSDDVLDRIFDFQIRDFSGYAVDLYGKPTATAEQQAWALDAVARPVADAAVFDRVWGRVEALDGAYVMPA, encoded by the coding sequence ATGACCGGAGCTCTACTGAATCCCGCGACCGCCGACTACGCGCACTTCGACCCGGAGACCCGCAGGCTGCTGCGGGCGACCATCGACTTCTTCGAGTCGTACGGCAAGGAGCGTCTCCTGCGGGCCGATCGGGACGCGGAGTGGGTCGCCGACTTCTTGGAGTTCCAGAAGCGCGAGAAGCTGTTCGCCACCTTCCTGACCCCGGCCGCCTACTCCGGCGGCGATCCGAACCGGCGCTGGGACGCCGCTCGCAACGCCGCGCTCAGCGAGATCTTCGGTTTCTACGGGCTCGCGTACTGGTACGCCGAGCAGGTGACCATCCTCGGACTCGGACCGATCTGGATGTCGGACAACGAGATCGCGAAGACCAAGGCCGCGCGGCAACTGCTCGACGGCGAGGTGATGGCCTTCGGCCTGTCCGAGCGTGAGCACGGCGCCGACGTGTACAGCACCGACATGATCCTCACCCCGGTGGGAGCAGGTGACACCGGGGCGAGCGAAGCGACGGGCGGGGAAGCGGGCTTCACCGCTTCGGGCACCAAGTACTACATCGGCAACGGCAACGTCGCCGGCATGGTGTCGGTGTTCGGCCGCCGCGCCGACATCGAGGGGCCGGACGGTTACGTGTTCTTCGCCGTCGACAGCCGGCACCCGGCGTACCGCCTGATCGACAACGTGGTCCACGGCCAGATGTATGTCTCCACCTTCGAGCTGGTCGACTATCCGATCGGTCCCGACGACATCCTGCACACCGGTAAGGAGGCCTTCGCGGCCGCCCTGAACACGGTGAACGTCGGCAAGTTCAACCTGTGCCACGGCTCGATCGGCATGTGTGAGCACTCGTTGTACGAGGCGATCACCCACGCCAACAACCGGATCCTGTACGGCAACCCGGTGACCGTCTTCTCGCACGTGCAGGGCAACTTCGTCGACGCTTTCGCCCGCCTGACCGCCATGAAGCTGTTCAGCGACCGTGCCGTCGACTACTTCCGGAGCGCGAGCCTGGACGACCGTCGTTACCTGCTGTTCAATCCGGTCACCAAGTCGAAGGTCACGTCCGAGGGCGAGAAGGTGATGACCTTGCTGCTCGACGTCGTCGCGGCCAAGGGATACGAGAAGAACACCTACTTCCACGGGGCGAACCGCTACATCGGCTGGCTCCCGCGGCTGGAGGGCACGGTGCACGTGAACGTCGCCCAGATCCTGAAGTTCATGCCGAACTACCTGTTCAACCCGGCCGAGTACCCGGAGATCGGCACTCGGCTGGATGCCGGAGACGAGGAGTTCTTCTTCGCGCAGGGACCGGTCGGCGGCGCGGGCAAGGTGCGGTTCGCCGACTGGCGGCCGGCCTTCCAGGCGCGCGGCGACGTGCCGAACGTCGCGGTGTTCTACGAGCAGGCCGAGGCTCTGCAGAGCCTGCTGATGACGGCGCCGCCGAGCCCCGAGCAGCAGAAGGATCTGGACTTCGTGCTGACCATCGGACACCTGTTCAGCCTCGTCGTCTACGGCCAGCTGATCCTGGAGCAGGCAGCGCTGACCGGCGTCTCCGACGATGTCCTGGACCGGATCTTCGACTTCCAGATCCGGGACTTCTCGGGCTACGCCGTCGACCTGTACGGCAAGCCCACGGCCACGGCGGAGCAGCAGGCGTGGGCGCTGGACGCCGTCGCCCGGCCGGTCGCCGACGCCGCGGTGTTCGACCGCGTGTGGGGCCGGGTCGAGGCGCTCGACGGCGCCTACGTGATGCCCGCCTGA
- a CDS encoding Sir2 family NAD-dependent protein deacetylase, translating to MRTAPSWTPAEPTVPDSDPASRAAELAGFLAGRRTLALTGAGLSTPSGIPDYRSPGAPPRTPMTIGQFLGSADFRRHYWARNHLGWRHMDATEPNDAHRALARLEAAGLISGVLTQNVDMLHLKAGSRTVLDLHGSYGRVICLDCGHRVSRHVLDAALEAANPGFREQVSGRGAIEVAPDADAVLEDTASFVTVDCARCGGTLKPDIVYFGENVPKPAVAQAYSMVDDADALVVVGSSLTVMSGLRFVRYAARRGKPVAIVNRGATRGDEFATLKIDHRCEVILPGAAAALLS from the coding sequence ATGCGCACGGCACCGTCCTGGACCCCGGCCGAGCCCACGGTGCCCGACAGCGATCCGGCCTCGCGCGCCGCGGAGCTGGCCGGGTTCCTCGCCGGGCGGCGCACGCTCGCGCTGACCGGCGCGGGACTGTCGACGCCGTCGGGTATCCCCGACTATCGCAGTCCCGGCGCTCCCCCGCGCACGCCGATGACCATCGGGCAGTTTCTGGGGTCCGCCGATTTCCGCAGGCACTACTGGGCGCGCAATCACCTCGGCTGGCGGCACATGGACGCCACCGAGCCGAACGACGCCCATCGGGCGCTCGCCCGGCTCGAGGCCGCAGGCCTGATCAGCGGGGTGCTGACCCAGAACGTCGACATGCTGCACCTCAAGGCGGGCTCACGGACCGTCCTCGACCTGCACGGCTCGTACGGGCGGGTGATCTGCCTGGACTGCGGGCACCGCGTCTCCCGGCACGTCCTCGACGCCGCGCTGGAGGCCGCCAACCCCGGATTCCGCGAGCAGGTATCCGGGCGCGGCGCCATCGAAGTGGCACCGGACGCGGACGCGGTACTCGAGGACACCGCGAGTTTCGTCACCGTCGACTGCGCCCGGTGCGGGGGCACGCTCAAGCCCGACATCGTCTACTTCGGCGAGAACGTACCGAAACCCGCTGTCGCGCAGGCGTATTCGATGGTCGACGACGCCGACGCGCTCGTGGTGGTCGGCAGCTCGCTGACCGTGATGAGCGGCCTGCGGTTCGTGCGGTACGCGGCGCGCCGCGGCAAGCCCGTCGCGATCGTCAACCGCGGCGCCACTCGCGGTGACGAGTTCGCGACCCTCAAGATCGATCACCGCTGCGAGGTGATCCTCCCCGGCGCGGCGGCCGCACTGCTCTCGTGA
- a CDS encoding phosphotransferase yields MARDGIDSSPPSTILDLVESRLGRSTAVRPYEREQRHQSWRITTAAGEFWLKLEGGGTAFACLTNEAQALRDLAHTANVPELVLDGTVNDVDFLVTRHRPGLPLDQVPDLSAHHIAALLGQLDFLHTSTSSTTPVHQIEQASLYAPNADPVSCVNAVHRRLRSSVSNHRLDELVDLVSTMGPRGSRPPVRVHGSSDPSNILVSGDGSVSFLDWEACRLGPAGIDRAAVTFGLLSMGRPDLAEVAFSGSSHTAGFLVLRLLYLQSNGRLQDRLISAVTRLLHRET; encoded by the coding sequence ATGGCTCGCGACGGCATAGACTCCTCGCCGCCCTCGACCATCCTGGATCTTGTCGAATCGCGCCTCGGCCGATCCACGGCAGTCCGGCCCTATGAGCGAGAGCAGCGTCACCAGAGCTGGCGCATCACGACAGCCGCCGGAGAATTCTGGCTCAAGCTCGAGGGCGGCGGGACAGCATTCGCCTGCCTGACGAATGAAGCGCAGGCCTTGCGTGACCTGGCACATACCGCGAACGTTCCCGAACTCGTACTGGACGGCACGGTGAACGACGTCGACTTCCTTGTGACGCGGCACAGGCCCGGGCTGCCGCTCGATCAGGTGCCCGATCTGTCGGCGCATCACATCGCCGCCCTCCTCGGCCAGCTGGACTTCTTGCATACCTCAACCTCGAGTACCACCCCCGTGCACCAGATCGAGCAGGCGTCGCTGTATGCACCGAATGCCGACCCGGTCAGCTGCGTCAACGCCGTCCACCGTCGGCTGCGCTCATCGGTGTCGAATCATCGGCTCGATGAGCTCGTCGATCTCGTCTCAACGATGGGGCCTCGAGGAAGCCGCCCACCTGTCCGAGTCCACGGGTCGAGTGATCCGTCGAACATCCTCGTGTCAGGTGATGGTTCCGTGAGCTTCCTCGATTGGGAGGCGTGCAGACTCGGGCCCGCCGGCATCGATAGGGCCGCAGTGACATTCGGTCTGCTGTCCATGGGACGGCCGGACCTTGCCGAGGTGGCGTTCTCCGGGTCATCGCATACCGCGGGATTCCTTGTTCTGCGGCTCCTCTACTTGCAATCCAACGGCCGCCTACAGGATCGCCTTATCAGCGCGGTCACGAGACTCCTGCACCGCGAGACGTAG
- a CDS encoding tetratricopeptide repeat protein codes for MVEVDYYELLGVQRNAGEDEIEKACRRMQSQWSKRSSSPDMDVRHEAETKMARLKEARTHLLSGPAARAAYDQALAQGGVKPQAAAPPPPPTPGGQVDWVATARAALAANDYHAAAYAAKEATTLLGGNAESWSLRSRANLGLGRVQDALFEARHAVEIEMNNAMYHFNLGNVYEQVKDWINALKEYQVATQIDPRSFVYPLAQGSVLQQNGLLDEAIDMYRRVFAQHQQAAPVRDYLARALLEKAETIPRVQSQTRYVITRPEEIGPMTALATEALHLSNDPDVQKSAHETLMYLGTQNNKVWSLPTMVSDAPFIWLGGVVGAFILGILVMGASVGFGLILVFGSLVAAGSIAATSQVPQWKANQRKTGSV; via the coding sequence ATGGTCGAAGTCGACTACTACGAGTTGCTCGGGGTCCAGCGCAATGCCGGCGAGGACGAGATCGAGAAGGCCTGCCGTCGAATGCAGAGCCAATGGTCTAAGCGCTCCTCGTCGCCCGATATGGATGTCCGGCATGAGGCGGAGACCAAGATGGCGCGTCTCAAGGAGGCCCGGACCCATCTCCTGTCGGGTCCGGCGGCGCGCGCCGCCTACGACCAGGCGTTGGCCCAGGGCGGGGTGAAGCCGCAGGCGGCGGCCCCGCCGCCCCCGCCGACTCCCGGCGGGCAGGTCGACTGGGTGGCCACGGCCCGTGCCGCGCTCGCCGCGAACGACTATCACGCCGCGGCCTACGCGGCGAAAGAGGCCACCACGCTGCTCGGCGGCAACGCCGAATCGTGGAGTCTGCGGTCACGCGCCAACCTGGGTCTCGGACGGGTGCAGGACGCCCTTTTCGAGGCCCGGCATGCGGTCGAGATCGAGATGAACAATGCGATGTACCACTTCAATCTCGGCAACGTCTACGAGCAGGTCAAGGACTGGATCAACGCGCTGAAGGAGTATCAGGTCGCGACGCAGATCGATCCGCGCAGCTTTGTGTACCCGCTCGCGCAGGGGTCGGTGCTGCAGCAGAACGGCCTGCTCGACGAGGCGATCGACATGTACCGGCGCGTCTTCGCGCAGCATCAGCAGGCGGCCCCCGTGCGCGACTACCTCGCCCGCGCCTTGCTGGAGAAGGCTGAGACCATCCCGCGGGTGCAGTCGCAGACGAGATACGTGATCACCCGTCCCGAGGAGATCGGGCCGATGACGGCGCTGGCGACCGAGGCGCTGCACCTGAGCAACGACCCCGACGTGCAGAAGTCCGCGCACGAGACGCTGATGTACCTGGGCACGCAGAACAACAAGGTATGGAGCCTGCCGACGATGGTCTCCGACGCGCCCTTCATCTGGCTGGGCGGCGTGGTCGGCGCCTTCATCCTCGGAATCCTCGTGATGGGGGCGTCGGTCGGATTCGGCCTGATCCTCGTCTTCGGGTCCCTGGTGGCCGCGGGCTCCATCGCGGCCACCTCGCAGGTACCCCAATGGAAAGCGAACCAGCGGAAGACCGGCTCGGTCTGA
- a CDS encoding Hsp70 family protein, translating into MSKVIGIDLGTTNSAVAILGDDGQPEIIRNGDGNNTTPSAVLFEDGEVVVGLSAKRALVEQPNNVVTYVKRHMGNPNYVFMPDGSDDQYGAEVISSLILRYLVDSASEVLGEKVTDVVITVPAYFGDAERTATRQAGEIAGLNVLQMINEPTAAALSFGMSGSFSGKVLVYDLGGGTFDVTLMNVANNNFTVIGTAGDRNLGGFDFDNELIKLVVARYKELGGTIDPDDDRQAANLRDQAETAKIKLSTADKAKVRIGTTSITIMREEFDRAVADLVTRTRYILEDVMEQSGLSYRDVDKLLLVGGSTRMRIIRGSVEQWTGLTADLKVHPDEAVALGAALVAELKSAAESGVPPTVKAKVTDVVAQGLGVAVVGDGDSMINSLVVHPNTAVPTRVSASSFNTVGATRELNFQVTEGDENGVDLKYVKILGESLLTLDYELPARAPLEVVFVLNEDQTVEAELHDATNNKLIGKMTIERAANLTKEQVRSLRAQSKDLVVQ; encoded by the coding sequence ATGTCGAAGGTCATCGGAATCGACCTCGGTACCACCAACTCGGCGGTCGCCATCCTCGGCGACGACGGTCAGCCGGAGATCATCCGAAATGGGGACGGCAACAACACCACGCCGTCGGCGGTGCTCTTCGAAGACGGCGAGGTGGTGGTCGGACTGTCGGCGAAGCGAGCGCTCGTCGAGCAGCCCAACAACGTCGTCACGTACGTCAAGCGGCACATGGGCAACCCGAACTACGTGTTCATGCCGGATGGTTCGGACGACCAGTACGGGGCCGAGGTGATCTCGTCGCTGATCCTGCGCTACCTGGTCGATTCGGCGTCGGAGGTGCTGGGAGAGAAGGTCACCGACGTGGTGATCACGGTGCCCGCGTACTTCGGCGATGCCGAGCGGACGGCGACGCGGCAGGCCGGGGAGATCGCCGGTCTCAACGTGCTGCAGATGATCAACGAGCCGACCGCCGCCGCGCTGAGCTTCGGGATGTCGGGGAGCTTCAGTGGGAAGGTCCTGGTCTACGACCTGGGTGGCGGCACCTTCGATGTGACGCTGATGAACGTGGCGAACAACAACTTCACCGTCATCGGCACCGCGGGTGATCGCAACCTCGGCGGGTTCGACTTCGACAACGAGCTGATCAAGCTCGTTGTCGCGCGCTACAAGGAACTCGGCGGCACCATCGATCCGGACGACGACCGGCAGGCGGCGAACCTGCGCGACCAGGCGGAGACGGCGAAGATCAAGCTGTCCACGGCCGACAAGGCGAAGGTCCGTATCGGCACCACGTCGATCACCATCATGCGCGAGGAGTTCGACAGGGCGGTGGCGGACCTGGTGACCCGGACCCGGTACATCCTCGAGGACGTCATGGAGCAGTCGGGCCTGAGCTACCGGGACGTCGACAAGCTGCTGCTGGTCGGCGGATCGACCAGGATGCGGATCATCCGGGGATCGGTCGAGCAGTGGACCGGCCTGACCGCGGACCTCAAGGTGCACCCGGACGAGGCTGTGGCCCTCGGTGCGGCGCTCGTCGCCGAACTCAAGAGCGCCGCCGAGTCCGGTGTGCCGCCCACGGTGAAGGCGAAGGTCACCGATGTGGTGGCACAGGGCCTCGGTGTCGCCGTGGTCGGCGACGGTGACTCGATGATCAACAGCCTGGTGGTCCATCCGAACACGGCGGTGCCCACGCGGGTCTCGGCGAGTTCGTTCAACACGGTCGGCGCCACTCGCGAGCTCAACTTCCAGGTGACCGAGGGCGACGAGAACGGCGTCGACCTCAAGTACGTGAAAATTCTCGGCGAGTCGTTGCTCACCCTCGACTACGAGTTGCCTGCCCGGGCGCCCCTGGAGGTGGTGTTCGTCCTCAACGAGGATCAGACCGTCGAGGCCGAGCTGCACGACGCGACGAACAACAAGCTGATCGGCAAGATGACCATCGAGCGGGCCGCCAACCTCACGAAGGAGCAGGTGCGGTCGCTCCGCGCGCAGAGCAAGGACCTGGTGGTCCAATGA
- the grpE gene encoding nucleotide exchange factor GrpE — MAAFTAFVQQMDARFGAVHEALTATVTGLEQNLEQSLAELRAREAAARGEVSRDLLRPLAQRFAMLVDRIELAIDRREEDPCDPWLLSQTAVDEALEILEEFGIDDIDAEPGSEVDRSRHRVVKMGNEKGEATDTSRIVERRRRGLMVDGYVVRPAEVVAEWVSADSGDED; from the coding sequence ATGGCGGCGTTCACCGCTTTCGTGCAACAGATGGACGCTCGGTTCGGGGCGGTTCACGAGGCGCTGACCGCAACGGTGACCGGCCTTGAACAGAATCTCGAGCAGTCGCTCGCGGAGCTTCGCGCCCGCGAAGCGGCGGCCCGGGGGGAGGTCTCGCGCGATCTGCTCCGGCCGCTCGCGCAGCGTTTCGCGATGCTCGTCGATCGGATCGAGCTGGCGATCGACCGGCGTGAGGAGGATCCCTGCGATCCGTGGCTGCTTTCGCAGACCGCCGTCGATGAGGCCCTGGAGATCCTCGAGGAGTTCGGCATCGACGACATCGACGCCGAACCGGGAAGCGAGGTCGACCGGTCGCGCCACCGCGTCGTCAAGATGGGCAACGAGAAGGGCGAGGCCACCGATACATCGCGGATCGTGGAACGCCGCAGGCGCGGTCTGATGGTCGACGGGTATGTCGTTCGGCCGGCCGAGGTGGTAGCCGAGTGGGTGTCTGCGGACTCTGGTGACGAGGACTGA
- a CDS encoding ISL3 family transposase, whose translation MLDVAKHSRSEGAGAVSELTSLLLGLEGVQVVGVDILADRTRVVDVVTADPRAACCPDCGHKSRSVKDRAVTTPRDIGYGTDPIVLRWNKIRWRCRNPECKRASFTEAIEQIPARRRTTSRLRRQIGLSVGEHARSVAEVAAEHKVSWPTAHTAFCEVADEVLDAPEPVRMLGIDETRRGRPRWKRSSDGRWYRVDPWDTGFVDLDGVQGLLGQTTGRTSAAVADWLNAQPAAFRASITHVAIDPCAAYAAAVAQALPDAQVVVDHFHLIKLANDMVTAVRRRVTWERRGRRGRAVDPEWANRRRLLTARERLSEKNYKKMWDALRANDPGNEVLAAYIVKEELRVLLALARCQPDRHRLRHKLYRFYDLCAEVNMPEVTKLASTIETWWAGIAAFLDTGITNARTEGYNRLVKQVKRAACGFRNLENSRRRIRFHCTRKQRASIQTHC comes from the coding sequence ATTCTGGATGTTGCGAAGCATTCAAGAAGCGAAGGAGCAGGGGCCGTGTCCGAGCTTACGTCGTTGTTGCTGGGTCTGGAAGGTGTGCAGGTCGTCGGGGTGGACATCCTCGCCGATCGCACTCGTGTCGTGGATGTCGTGACCGCCGATCCGCGGGCAGCGTGCTGCCCGGACTGCGGCCACAAGTCACGGTCGGTGAAAGACCGAGCGGTCACCACACCCCGCGATATCGGGTACGGCACCGATCCGATCGTGTTGCGGTGGAACAAGATCCGCTGGCGGTGCCGCAACCCCGAGTGCAAGCGCGCGTCGTTCACCGAGGCCATCGAACAGATCCCGGCCCGCCGGCGCACCACCAGCAGGCTGCGCCGTCAGATCGGGTTGTCGGTCGGCGAGCACGCCCGGTCGGTGGCCGAGGTCGCCGCCGAACACAAGGTGTCGTGGCCGACCGCGCACACCGCGTTCTGCGAGGTCGCCGACGAGGTCCTCGACGCGCCTGAGCCGGTGCGGATGCTGGGGATCGATGAGACCCGCCGAGGCCGGCCCCGCTGGAAACGCAGTTCAGATGGTCGCTGGTACCGGGTCGACCCGTGGGACACCGGCTTCGTCGACCTCGACGGCGTCCAGGGCCTGTTAGGACAGACCACCGGCCGCACCTCGGCCGCGGTCGCCGACTGGCTCAACGCCCAACCCGCGGCGTTCCGGGCTTCGATCACCCATGTGGCGATCGACCCGTGTGCCGCCTACGCCGCCGCGGTTGCCCAGGCATTGCCCGATGCGCAGGTGGTCGTCGATCACTTCCACCTGATCAAACTCGCCAATGACATGGTGACCGCGGTCCGTCGTCGAGTCACCTGGGAACGGCGCGGCCGCCGGGGCCGGGCAGTCGACCCGGAGTGGGCCAACCGTCGGCGCCTGCTCACCGCCCGCGAACGCCTCTCCGAGAAGAACTACAAGAAGATGTGGGATGCGTTGCGCGCCAACGATCCTGGGAACGAGGTCCTGGCCGCCTACATCGTGAAAGAGGAACTGCGTGTGCTGCTGGCGCTCGCCCGCTGCCAGCCCGACCGTCATCGGTTGCGCCATAAGCTGTACCGGTTCTACGACCTATGTGCCGAGGTGAACATGCCCGAGGTCACCAAGCTCGCCTCCACGATCGAGACCTGGTGGGCCGGAATCGCCGCGTTCCTCGACACCGGGATCACCAACGCGCGCACCGAAGGCTACAACCGGCTCGTCAAACAGGTGAAACGCGCCGCGTGCGGGTTCCGGAACCTCGAAAACTCACGACGCCGGATACGCTTCCACTGCACCCGCAAACAGCGGGCCAGCATCCAGACTCACTGCTGA
- a CDS encoding Hsp70 family protein, with the protein MDLGVRSVVMAVVGENGRPEVVRNRDGSTATPAAALFKDGEILVGLEAKRALAVQPENVVTEVKRRFADPGFVFVRKHSHDRYGADRICAQILRDLA; encoded by the coding sequence ATCGACCTGGGTGTACGTAGCGTGGTGATGGCTGTCGTCGGGGAGAACGGCCGGCCGGAGGTCGTCCGGAATCGTGACGGTTCGACGGCGACGCCGGCGGCGGCACTGTTCAAGGACGGCGAGATCCTGGTCGGACTGGAGGCGAAGCGCGCCCTGGCCGTGCAGCCGGAGAACGTGGTGACCGAGGTGAAACGCCGCTTCGCCGATCCCGGGTTCGTCTTCGTCCGGAAACACTCCCACGATCGGTACGGCGCCGATCGGATCTGCGCGCAGATCCTGCGGGATCTTGCGTAA
- a CDS encoding Hsp70 family protein, with the protein MGEAIAGIVLTVPGDAPESQRAAMRRAARMADLKVVRMVTEATVIGAGLTGGFTGTVLVYDLGSGCFVATVLRVTHDRITGSSTLRVRRWDLG; encoded by the coding sequence CTGGGTGAGGCGATAGCCGGCATAGTGCTCACGGTGCCGGGAGATGCGCCCGAATCGCAGCGGGCGGCGATGCGGCGGGCCGCGCGAATGGCGGATCTGAAGGTGGTCCGGATGGTGACCGAGGCGACGGTCATCGGCGCCGGCCTGACGGGCGGTTTCACCGGGACGGTACTCGTGTACGACCTCGGGAGTGGTTGCTTCGTCGCCACCGTGTTGCGTGTGACGCACGACCGGATCACGGGCTCTTCAACTCTGAGAGTGCGTAGGTGGGATCTGGGCTGA
- a CDS encoding ISL3 family transposase, translating to MSELTADVADTICRTVELGVTITGAAVDARGRTHLWCRVLQADRHCPGCQIAGDLRDHADRVLTDVPISGHPVVLHVAVPRFVCRTSDCPRTIFRGGIDHVAAPRAVVTARTTRWILQRIAIDKMSVKAVATALGLAWKTVNAIAVSAARALVYDGGHLDGVRHLGVDEHKWKHVRGQGDPSFVTVLIDLTPVVEGTGPARLLDMIGGRSAQVLKDWMNTRDQRFRDRITVVAMDGFTGYKTATSQELPAARVVMDPFHVVALAGNKLDLCRQRVQQQTCGHRGRAGDPLYTIRRILHTRTGLLTAKQKIRLYESLTSHDAHVAVEITYQVYQQLIAAYQHPQRREGKKLMWKVLKRIQTGLPAGLAELAQLGRSLWKRRADILAYFDTGVSNGPVEAINGRLEHLRGIAQGFRNLDHYILRSLLHSGQLAEHINAL from the coding sequence ATGAGCGAGCTTACTGCCGATGTTGCTGACACGATCTGCCGAACCGTCGAGCTGGGGGTGACGATCACCGGCGCCGCTGTCGATGCCCGCGGCCGCACGCACTTGTGGTGCCGGGTGCTGCAGGCCGATCGGCATTGTCCGGGCTGTCAGATCGCCGGCGACCTGCGTGATCACGCCGACCGCGTGCTCACTGATGTGCCGATCAGCGGCCATCCTGTTGTTCTGCATGTCGCGGTGCCCCGGTTCGTGTGCCGTACCAGCGACTGCCCACGAACGATCTTCCGCGGCGGGATCGATCATGTCGCCGCGCCCCGGGCCGTGGTCACCGCCCGGACCACACGCTGGATCCTGCAACGCATCGCGATCGACAAGATGAGCGTGAAAGCGGTGGCCACAGCGCTGGGCCTGGCGTGGAAGACAGTCAACGCGATCGCCGTGAGTGCGGCCCGGGCCCTGGTCTACGACGGCGGCCACCTCGACGGTGTACGGCACCTGGGCGTCGATGAGCACAAGTGGAAACACGTTCGCGGACAAGGAGACCCGAGCTTCGTGACCGTTCTGATCGACTTGACGCCCGTGGTCGAGGGCACCGGCCCGGCTCGGCTGCTGGACATGATCGGCGGCCGGTCAGCGCAGGTCCTCAAAGACTGGATGAACACTCGTGACCAGCGATTCCGCGACCGGATCACAGTCGTGGCCATGGACGGATTCACCGGCTACAAGACCGCCACCAGCCAGGAACTCCCCGCCGCCCGGGTCGTGATGGACCCGTTCCACGTCGTCGCGCTGGCCGGAAACAAGCTCGATCTGTGCCGCCAACGCGTTCAGCAGCAGACATGCGGGCACCGCGGACGCGCCGGTGACCCGTTGTACACGATCCGCCGGATCCTGCACACCCGTACCGGGTTGCTCACCGCCAAGCAGAAGATCCGGTTGTACGAGTCGCTGACCAGCCATGACGCGCACGTCGCGGTCGAGATCACCTACCAGGTGTATCAGCAGCTGATCGCCGCCTACCAGCACCCGCAGCGCCGCGAGGGCAAGAAACTGATGTGGAAGGTCCTCAAACGCATCCAGACCGGACTCCCCGCCGGGCTAGCCGAACTCGCCCAACTCGGGCGAAGTCTCTGGAAACGCCGCGCCGACATCCTGGCCTACTTCGATACCGGAGTCTCCAACGGACCCGTCGAAGCCATCAACGGCCGCCTCGAACACCTCCGCGGAATCGCCCAGGGCTTCCGCAACCTCGACCACTACATCTTGCGATCCCTCCTGCACTCCGGTCAGCTCGCCGAACACATCAACGCACTCTGA
- a CDS encoding ectoine synthase: MIVRTTAEITGTERDVADGHWRSKRIVLGGDGVGFSFHETTIEPGSVNNFHYANHVEAVWLLEGTGTLIDRETNVEYKLCPGTMYLLDGHERHTVVVDQASRPMRMLCVFNPPVVGTEVHDENGVYPLVTVSAP, from the coding sequence ATGATCGTCCGCACCACCGCCGAGATCACCGGCACCGAGCGCGACGTCGCCGACGGCCACTGGCGCTCCAAGCGGATCGTCCTGGGCGGCGACGGGGTGGGCTTCTCGTTCCACGAGACCACCATCGAGCCGGGCTCGGTGAACAACTTCCACTACGCCAACCACGTCGAAGCCGTATGGCTGCTGGAGGGCACCGGGACACTGATCGACCGGGAGACCAACGTCGAGTACAAGCTGTGCCCCGGCACCATGTACCTGCTCGACGGCCACGAGCGCCACACCGTCGTCGTCGATCAGGCCAGCCGCCCGATGCGGATGCTGTGCGTGTTCAATCCCCCGGTCGTCGGCACCGAGGTGCACGACGAGAACGGCGTCTACCCACTGGTGACCGTCAGCGCCCCATGA